The genomic segment TCTATTTTCTGCCGTACCTCACGACTCACATAACAATCGCTATTTAGGCAATCAACAAGTAGCTGATTGGCAGAGTAATACTGAGACAACAGTTCCAACTGTGGTTGAGTGAACTGCCAATCATGCCCAATATTTCGCTGTTCAATCATCACATCATTTAGCTGCTTAATCCAATTTTGACCATTAACTTGCCACCATTGCAGGTATATCTCATTACTCTCTTCACTGTTGTTTAAATTAGGCAGTTGAGCTTTTAGTTCTTGCAGAGGGTGCTGTAGTTCAGCTTCGAGGGCGCTGTCGAGGGCGCTGGTGAGGGCGCTGTCGAGGGCGCTGGTGAGGGCGCTGGTGAGGGCGCTGGTGAGGGCGCTGTCGAGGGCGCTGTCGAGGGCGCTGGTGAAGGCGCTGGCGAGGGCGCTGGCGCTGTCGAGGGCGCTGTCGAGATCGAGGGCGCTGTCGAGATCGAGGTCGAGGTCGAGGTCGTCGCGGGTGAGGGCGCTGGCGTTGGTGAGGGCGCTGTCGATGACGCGGGTGAGGTCGCTGTCGAGGTCGAGGTCGTCGCGGGTGAGGACGTGGGTGAGCATGTGGGCGATGTTCCTGGTGATGGCGAGGGCGCGAGTGCTGGCGAGGTCGCTGTCGAGGGCGAGGGTGAGGTCGCTGTTGAGGGCGAAGCTGCTGGCGAGGGTGCTTTCAAGGTAAAAAGCCCGCACAGAGGCTGGTTTATAAGCCACTTTCATAGATAGGGATTTTTGTTTTAACCAGGAGAGAAACTCTTGTATTTTTTTGTCTGAAGCTACGAGTTCATCCGTCTTATCTTTCATCGATAGCAATAAATCACCCGCATCAGATAACATACCAACGGCTAACAGAAAGACTTCCCGCCAACGCTTTTCAGTGATGTGATTCGCTAGGATTTTCAGTTGCTCTAAAGCTTGTAACGCTGGGGTATCAACGATTTTCTTAGCCGTAAAATATTCCTGGAACGTTAAGTGAGAGAAGGAATAAATACCTCGTGCGCGTTCTACCAGTAATCCATGTTGAGCTTCGATGGACTTCAGTACTGCTTCACTGTCTAACCGTAATGCCTCTGGGTCAGTTTTGGCTTCAGGCAAATTCCGAATGTAATCGCTAATATAGCGTTCGATATCTCTTTGCTTGAAGAAGTAATCCTTGCGTTTGAATGTAGTCCAGGCAACATCACTCAGTAAATCTTCTTTATGCCGAACTGATAGTTTTTTGTAGATTTCATCTCGTTTAATTCCACGCTTGCTGTCCCATTTTCTCAACAGGGTGTGAATTGCCCTGTTATATAACTCGGCGCGGTCGGATGGGAAATCGCCAGAATCCTCAAACTCTAAGCACAGCAAGGTCAGCAGCAAAGGATTGGTAGCTAATTCCTTAATGGGCTGGTTTGACTCCAACTCTTGTACAAATTGTTCAGCTACCTCTAATTCTTCCTTACCAAACCATTTATTAACAAATGTTTTAATTTGCTCATCATTAAAATCAGCGACTTCTACTTCAA from the Allocoleopsis franciscana PCC 7113 genome contains:
- a CDS encoding NACHT domain-containing protein, whose product is MHLLPEDFLNQLAKKYELSPEQKQAFVQRFSIKGDESDAAKSLHISPAAFRTRMTGVYNKFSIGGKGPGKFHRLRDFLIGEYQKTHPSAINETLNSDKDIDALVQEIREKVKPLIQERCGKMRVLDMEQPIGLNDIYTDVNILEKITGRTRLNLSDLLQAFDPEKEDFNRCGLGQTQQRVPGLDAVNRYPKLMVLGKPGAGKTTFLKYLAIQCICAEFQSDRVPLFITLKQFAENSEKLSLLEFINHEFTKESITNTPISEFINQGRALILLDGLDEVREEDSDRVLQEIKEFSTQYHTNQFLITCRIAAREYTLEQFVEVEVADFNDEQIKTFVNKWFGKEELEVAEQFVQELESNQPIKELATNPLLLTLLCLEFEDSGDFPSDRAELYNRAIHTLLRKWDSKRGIKRDEIYKKLSVRHKEDLLSDVAWTTFKRKDYFFKQRDIERYISDYIRNLPEAKTDPEALRLDSEAVLKSIEAQHGLLVERARGIYSFSHLTFQEYFTAKKIVDTPALQALEQLKILANHITEKRWREVFLLAVGMLSDAGDLLLSMKDKTDELVASDKKIQEFLSWLKQKSLSMKVAYKPASVRAFYLESTLASSFALNSDLTLALDSDLASTRALAITRNIAHMLTHVLTRDDLDLDSDLTRVIDSALTNASALTRDDLDLDLDLDSALDLDSALDSASALASAFTSALDSALDSALTSALTSALTSALDSALTSALDSALEAELQHPLQELKAQLPNLNNSEESNEIYLQWWQVNGQNWIKQLNDVMIEQRNIGHDWQFTQPQLELLSQYYSANQLLVDCLNSDCYVSREVRQKIEDTLLLPIDIVRK